The sequence CAAAATCTCAAGAGGATACTCTATATCTGAAAATTGCAAAGGTCCATTTGTATCATTTCTGTTATTGTTCAAGTGCAGTTGCCTGACAGTATTGTTGCATCAAACTCATGTACATCCAAAATGTCATAGAGTTGCAGAAGACAATTTTCCTGTTCCCATTACATTCACTAATGATGACTTATAAGTTTAGTGATAGAGACTCTGTGGCTTcaagcaaaaaactaaaaagtcttTACTAAAAATCGACATTTTGCACACATTTAGATTTTCTGTGAAAGTTTTATGTCACACAAGTTAGCGGCCAACTTTTTAGAGCGGAAGAGTGGAAAACAACTGCAACATAATATCCCTACTGAAGCCTATAAAATGATCTCACTCTGTGATAACAGACAATACACTTCAACACCATCCTTTTCATTGAGGATGATGCATCAAGTAATTACAGTCACTGCTGACAGATCGATGACTAACGCTGACAACAATAACTTAGTCTATAAAACCCTGATTTCCCTCTGCTGTGTTCTAACATTTATGGCAGGCGCTGCAACAAAGTAGTAGCATAGCAGTCCTTTGTGTTGAACTTACAGCCTATTTTATAGGTATTACAGAGACTCATTTCATACAAAGTCTGTTTGTGCACATCTAAAGGTAAGCTGGCACAATTCAGTGTATCATATTGTATCAGTGCagtttatttattgttgcattttgatcagtaaattaaataaattcttTACTTCCATATGCTTTGATGCAAATCTTAAGGCTGAGATATTGTGCTAATTATTTTCACTCTCATTTTCACTCGGTGCAAAAAATGTTTCAGGTCATTTGAGGAAATCATCAACCATGTGGACCGTTGCTCTCGTTCTTTCTTTGGGAAATATTCTCATCACAGGAGAGGCCAGTGATCAGCATTCAGAACCCTTCTCTGAAATTGAACTCTCTGAAACCACCTCCCCTGGTCTTTTAATACTGGAAAGACAGAAATCCAACAGCTCAATACATCCACCTCATGTAGCAGGACCAAAAACACCACACCCTCCAATGTGCTTGGAGTCAGCTGGAATCAGAGACGCCTTCAAATATGTCCATACTGTGGtgtctattgttgtttttgttgttggaaTAGTGGGCAATTCAGCCTTACTGAAAATCATTTATGTAAACAAATGTATGAGAAGTGGACCAAACATTCTCATTGCCAGTCTTGCTTTAGGGGATCTAATCCACATTGTGATAGACATTCCAATCAATGCATACAGGGTGAGTTATACACCTCACGCTGTGTTACAATTACAGTGCGAAAACAATGTTACACCTCATTCTGTTCTCTGCTCTTTTTTAAAACTTCAATCTTACCTTGAATTGATTGTAGGTGTTTCCACTGaaaatgttctttgttttttcttcagctcATGGCAGAAGATTGGCCATTTGGCTTGGTGCTGTGCAAACTCGTCCCCTTCATACAGAAAACCACAGTTGGGATTACTGTGTTGAGCTTATGTGCTTTAAGTGTTGACAGGTACGGCAATAAGCAGCATTGTCCTGTGCCCTACAAGAAAATAGTGTTTGCTGGCCACTACCTGTATTTCATCAAGCAGACACATTTGTTTAGCATTAGCCCTTGAAATGctcttaaaaaagaattaaTGTCACAGACAAAAAGTCCCCCAAGACATAACATTTTCCCATTGATTTTGCAGATACCGAGCTGTAGTATCCTGGACTCGGATCAAAGGCATTGGGATTCCAGTTTGGACAGCAATCGAAATATCTCTGATATGGGTTATTTCCATCCTGTTGGCTGTCCCTGAAGTTGTCGGCTTTGATATGATAACAATGGACTATAAAGACAAGCATCTGAGAATTTGTCTGCTTCATCCCATGCAAACCACACCGTTCATGCAGGTAATACCCAATGCAACAAGCTAAAATAAACAGATCAACATGTGTTTTGATTTGTCTTTTCATATCcaacatacatttacatttacatacatacaacatatatttaagcagttgcacattttgcacattttgttttccccatcctgtatatattcaaatagcTGTTCTCatatttttattcctattattattattttgtgtaaattgtatctatgtatattgtatcctagtatttaatttatattctgtgctgtatgactgatttatgtttgctgctgtaacatcataatttcccctttttttgggatcaatgaATATCTATCACTCTACAGCAATATTTAGTTAGGTTAAGTGTTGACAGGAAATGAAACAAATAATGGCTCTAATATTATTTCTCATAACTTCATCTAACAGATACCTACACATTCTTTTACATCTCTTTTTAAACCTAGAGTATAGGCCTATAAGTGTATCTCGTATATTGTTTATGTATGCTGTAACGTAGCAACCAGGGAATATCATGTCAACTCCGGCACCGACTGACTCTGGGCTTCTGTCATGTTTAATCAACAGTTTTATAAATCAGTAAAGGACTGGTGGCTCTTTGGCTTCTACTTTTGCATGCCATTGGCTTGGACTGCTGTCTTCTACACACTCATGACCAGGAAAATGCTAAGGAATACTGACAATACAATAAGCGATCACACCAAGCAGGTTACTAGTTTTAAGCACAtttttcaacttaattttttttcacttttctcatATTTTGACTTTCAACTTTAatattgattatattttttctttttaagagaCGAGAAGTTGCG is a genomic window of Etheostoma spectabile isolate EspeVRDwgs_2016 chromosome 11, UIUC_Espe_1.0, whole genome shotgun sequence containing:
- the ednrbb gene encoding endothelin receptor type B, which gives rise to MWTVALVLSLGNILITGEASDQHSEPFSEIELSETTSPGLLILERQKSNSSIHPPHVAGPKTPHPPMCLESAGIRDAFKYVHTVVSIVVFVVGIVGNSALLKIIYVNKCMRSGPNILIASLALGDLIHIVIDIPINAYRLMAEDWPFGLVLCKLVPFIQKTTVGITVLSLCALSVDRYRAVVSWTRIKGIGIPVWTAIEISLIWVISILLAVPEVVGFDMITMDYKDKHLRICLLHPMQTTPFMQFYKSVKDWWLFGFYFCMPLAWTAVFYTLMTRKMLRNTDNTISDHTKQRREVAKTVFCLVIVFALCWLPLYLSRILKLTIYDEKDPNRCQLLSVFLVMDYFGINMASLNSCINPIALYTVSKRFKGCFKACLCHRCLPLQAVPHDDAQSVLKSRTQDQAS